From the genome of Palaemon carinicauda isolate YSFRI2023 chromosome 6, ASM3689809v2, whole genome shotgun sequence, one region includes:
- the arm gene encoding armadillo segment polarity protein codes for MSYPMPQQARPMSQGGYHNPADMPMQNPKEQIAMWQQNTYMSDSGIHSGATTNAPSLTGKEEDMDAEWMEGQAQQGFNQAAFTSEQVDDMNQQLNQTRSQRVRAAMFPETLDEGMEIPSTQFDPQQPTAVQRLAEPSQMLKHAVVNLINYQDDADLATRAIPELIKLLNDEDQVVVSQAAMMVHRLSKKEASRHAIMNSQPMVAALVRALSNSNDLETTRVTVGALHNLSHHRQGLLAIFKSGGIPALVKLLSSPVESVLFYAITTLHNLLLHQEGSKTAVRMAGGLQKMVALLQRNNVKFLAIVTDCLQILAYGNQESKLIILASQGPQELVRILRSYTYEKLLWTTSRVLKVLSVCSSNKPAIVEAGGMQALAMHLTHQSTRLVQNCLWTLRNLSDAATKVDSLDQLLQNLVHLLRASDINVVTCAAGILSNLTCNNQRNKITVCQVGGVEALVATIYSAGEREEITEPAVCALRHLTARHPEAEVAQNGARLKNGIPIIVNLLHPPSRWPLVKAVIGLIRNLALCPANHAPLRESGAIPRLVQLLIRAFQDTQRQRSSVASGGSGSIGAYADGVRMEEIVEGTVGALHILARESHNRAIIRGLNVIPIFVQLLYNDIENIERVAAGVLCELAADKEGAEMIEQEGATAPLTELLHSRNEGVATYAAAVLFRMSEDKPQDYKKRLSMELTNSLFREDGSMWQGDLAAMPPDLQDFIAPPEGHYDPMYGQGPPSVHGGHAGPNYQGGYDHVPVDTMQGPGSNYGPIDPRDLPPGHPGHPDLTFDQQIPPQPPRDNNQMAAWYDTDL; via the exons TGTCCCAGGGTGGCTACCATAACCCAGCCGACATGCCAATGCAGAATCCCAAAgaacagattgccatgtggcaacAGAACACCTATATGAGTGATTCAGGTATTCACTCAGGTGCCACCACAAATGCCCCATCTCTTACCGGTAAAGAGGAAGACATGGATGCAGAATGGATGGAAGGACAAGCGCAGCAAGGTTTCAATCAAGCCGCGTTTACATCAGAACAG GTGGACGATATGAATCAACAGCTGAACCAGACAAGATCTCAGCGAGTTCGTGCTGCCATGTTCCCTGAAACTCTAGATGAAGGGATGGAAATCCCCTCCACTCAATTTGATCCCCAGCAACCGACAGCTGTGCAAAGACTGGCAGAGCCCTCACAGATGCTGAAGCATGCTGTGGTTAATTTAATTAATTATCAG GATGATGCAGATTTAGCAACACGTGCCATCCCTGAGCTCATAAAGTTACTGAACGATGAGGATCAAGTTGTAGTGTCTCAGGCAGCGATGATGGTTCACCGACTCAGCAAAAAGGAAGCATCAAGACATGCAATCATGAACTCCCAGCCCATGGTGGCTGCTCTTGTCCGTGCCCTGAGCAACTCCAATGACCTGGAAACCACTCGAGTCACAGTTGGCGCACTTCACAACTTGTCCCACCACCGACAAGGTCTCCTAGCCATCTTCAAGTCAGGTGGCATTCCAGCTCTAGTCAAGCTTTTGAG CTCGCCAGTAGAATCTGTGCTCTTCTATGCCATCACAACACTTCACAACCTCCTGCTGCATCAGGAGGGGTCAAAGACAGCTGTACGAATGGCTGGGGGCCTGCAAAAGATGGTGGCCCTCCTTCAGCGTAACAATGTTAAGTTCCTTGCCATTGTAACCGACTGCCTTCAAATTTTGGCTTATGGTAATCAAGAATCAAAACTCATCATTTTGGCATCTCAGGGACCTCAAGAACTTGTTCGCATCCTGCGTTCCTACACATACGAAAAATTACTATGGACTACCTCAAGAGTGCTCAAAG TATTGTCTGTGTGCTCAAGCAACAAGCCTGCTATTGTTGAAGCTGGTGGAATGCAGGCTCTTGCCATGCATTTGACCCACCAGTCCACACGTCTGGTACAGAACTGCCTCTGGACTCTACGTAACTTGTCAGATGCTGCCACCAAAGTT GATAGTTTAGACCAGCTCCTACAAAACTTGGTGCACTTGTTGAGAGCCAGTGATATCAACGTTGTAACTTGTGCTGCTGGCATCCTCTCCAACTTGACTTGCAACAACCAACGTAACAAGATTACAGTCTGTCAAGTTGGTGGGGTTGAAGCATTGGTCGCCACCATCTACAGCGCGGGTGAAAGGGAGGAAATTACGGAGCCTGCT GTTTGTGCATTACGTCACTTAACTGCCAGGCATCCAGAAGCTGAAGTTGCCCAGAATGGTGCCCGCTTGAAGAACGGTATCCCCATCATTGTAAATTTACTTCATCCACCATCTCGTTGGCCACTTGTGAAGGCTGTCATCGGGCTTATCAGGAACCTGGCTCTTTGCCCAGCCAACCATGCTCCTTTGAGGGAGTCTGGCGCCATTCCACGCCTGGTACAGCTCCTTATTCGGGCTTTCCAGGACACACAGAGG CAACGTTCTTCGGTAGCCAGTGGAGGTTCTGGTAGTATTGGGGCATATGCAGATGGTGTACGAATGGAAGAAATCGTAGAAGGAACAGTAGGTGCTCTTCATATTCTGGCACGCGAGTCTCATAACCGAGCGATCATACGAGGTCTCAATGTCATACCCATTTTCGTTCAA TTGTTATACAATGACATCGAGAATATTGAGCGGGTTGCGGCCGGAGTTCTTTGTGAACTTGCAGCAGACAAAGAAGGAGCAGAAATGATAGAGCAAGAGGGTGCCACAGCCCCATTAACAGAACTTCTGCATTCACGCAATGAAGGAGTTG CCACATATGCAGCGGCTGTGCTGTTTAGGATGTCTGAAGATAAACCGCAAGACTACAAGAAGAGGCTTAGCATGGAACTGACAAATTCACTCTTCCGTGAGGATGGATCCATGTGGCAAGGAGATTTGGCAGCCATGCCTCCTGATCTGCAGGATTTCATAGCTCCTCCTGAAGGCCATTATGATCCTATGTATGGCCAAGGGCCACCGAGTGTCCATGGAGGCCATGCCGGGCCAAATTATCAAG